A DNA window from Hoplias malabaricus isolate fHopMal1 chromosome 5, fHopMal1.hap1, whole genome shotgun sequence contains the following coding sequences:
- the zgc:56699 gene encoding gametocyte-specific factor 1, whose protein sequence is MASVVQAAERTPGVYTWQQKMSTIGFGTSLGPVSVNTTGESVRGQNQEPVKQDDPSDPNKLLQCPYDKNHQIRACRFPYHLLKCRKNHPKLASELKTCPFNAKHLMPKHELAHHIQNCEDRRSISIEEDGNSMMQRKFHVPVSTWTNPVSEEDWDKEADDNADTFVWGVSTNRLTENKPEPTTTISLTPGLRAPRTLPWKL, encoded by the exons ATGGCTTCTGTAGTTCAGGCCGCAGAAAGGACGCCAGGAGTTTACAC GTGGCAGCAGAAAATGTCCACCATAGGCTTCGGCACCAGTCTCGGCCCAGTTTCAGTGAACACAACCGGAGAGTCTGTCCGGGGCCAGAACCAAGAACCGG TGAAACAGGATGATCCCAGCGATCCCAACAAGCTGCTGCAGTGTCCTTACGATAAAAACCACCAGATCCGGGCCTGTCGCTTCCCGTATCACTTGCTCAAGTGCAGAAAG AATCATCCCAAACTAGCGAGTGAACTGAAGACTTGTCCCTTCAATGCAAAACACCTCATGCCCAAACATGAGCTCGCTCACCATATTCAAAACTGCGAAGATAGACGCTCTATCAGTATTGAGGAGG ATGGAAACTCTATGATGCAGCGGAAATTTCATGTCCCAGTCAGTACTTGGACAAACCCTGTGAGTGAGGAGGACTGGGATAAAG AGGCTGATGACAATGCAGACACATTTGTATGGGGTGTATCCACTAATCGGCTCACCGAAAATAA ACCTGAACCAACAACCACTATCAGTTTGACCCCAGGGCTTCGCGCGCCTCGAACCCTACCTTGGAAGCTCT GA
- the rprm3 gene encoding reprimo, TP53 dependent G2 arrest mediator homolog 3 has protein sequence MNASHGLLAPVMAGSRVLLADERELFLGRLVQIAVLCVLSLTVVFGVFFLGCNLLIKSESMMNLLGDDRRASKEAEIIMIAA, from the coding sequence ATGAACGCGTCCCACGGGCTTCTGGCTCCGGTCATGGCGGGCTCGCGGGTGCTGCTGGCGGATGAGCGCGAGTTGTTCCTCGGGCGCCTGGTGCAGATCGCCGTGCTCTGCGTGCTCTCGCTCACCGTCGTCTTTGGCGTCTTCTTTCTGGGCTGTAACCTGCTGATCAAGTCCGAGAGCATGATGAACCTACTGGGGGACGACAGAAGAGCCTCCAAAGAGGCGGAGATCATCATGATCGCAGCCTGA